A single window of Usitatibacter rugosus DNA harbors:
- a CDS encoding chemotaxis protein CheA has translation MTIDLTRFHESFFTESLEAMDATEAHLLALESAGDRDPGAAEERVNAIFRAVHSVKGAAGSLGFGPIGEFTHHLESFLDHARKGSVAVAGSAVDALLASVDHTRSLLKAARDGGEVDANRSVLLVETLRHLSPDNPFAPQAAKPSEADTAGPAQVTYRIRFEPSLDFFRSGNDPLRMFKVLSEMGTLVAKADTARLPAPEAFDPEACYLAWDLLLTTATPRGDIEEVFAWAGEESRVTIAVDTPAPAAAAAAPVVPERRASDERRDRRQADRRRAERRGDEEVGAELRTDRLHVSRDRVDELINLMGELVITKTMLKQAVSTLDPSAIERLEQILASLERNTRDLQDRVMSIRMLPMSHAFGRFARLVRDVGQRTGKQITLEITGGDAELDKSVIEKLVDPLTHLVRNALDHGIEAPPERKAAGKPEGATLKLHAEHKGGHIEIRVSDDGRGIDVARVQAKGREVGLLMPGETIDAERACELIFEPGFSTAAEVGELSGRGVGLDVVRKNILALAGTLRFESKPGRGAEVVLRLPLTLAIIDGMLVTIGADAYIVPMTSIVECLQPDPSTMKSIAGRGMLVELRGEYLPLLELARLTATEGAAAFEDGLLIVLEAEGNKVALLVDALVGQEQVVIKSLERNYRKVGYIAGATILGEGRVTLILDVASLVRAARE, from the coding sequence ATGACGATCGACCTCACCCGCTTCCACGAAAGCTTCTTCACCGAGAGCCTCGAGGCGATGGACGCCACCGAGGCCCACCTGCTGGCGCTGGAGTCCGCGGGCGACCGCGACCCCGGTGCCGCCGAGGAACGCGTCAACGCGATCTTCCGCGCCGTGCACTCCGTGAAGGGCGCCGCCGGCAGCCTCGGCTTCGGTCCCATCGGGGAATTCACGCACCACCTCGAGAGCTTCCTCGACCATGCGCGCAAGGGCTCGGTCGCCGTCGCGGGCAGCGCGGTGGACGCGCTGCTGGCCAGCGTCGACCACACGCGCTCCCTGTTGAAGGCGGCGCGCGACGGGGGCGAGGTCGATGCCAACCGCTCCGTCCTGCTGGTGGAGACGCTGCGCCACCTCTCGCCCGACAATCCGTTCGCGCCGCAGGCTGCCAAGCCCTCGGAAGCCGATACCGCCGGGCCCGCGCAGGTCACCTACCGAATCCGCTTCGAGCCCTCGCTCGATTTCTTCCGCTCGGGCAACGACCCGCTGCGCATGTTCAAGGTGCTCTCCGAGATGGGCACGCTGGTGGCCAAGGCGGATACCGCACGGCTGCCGGCTCCGGAAGCGTTCGATCCCGAGGCCTGCTACCTCGCCTGGGACCTCCTGCTCACCACGGCCACGCCGCGCGGCGACATCGAGGAGGTGTTCGCCTGGGCCGGCGAGGAGAGCCGCGTGACGATCGCCGTCGACACGCCCGCGCCCGCGGCGGCCGCCGCCGCTCCGGTTGTTCCCGAGCGCCGCGCCTCCGACGAAAGGCGCGACCGCCGCCAGGCCGATCGCCGCCGAGCCGAACGCCGCGGAGACGAGGAGGTCGGCGCGGAGCTGCGCACCGACCGGCTGCACGTGAGCCGCGACCGCGTCGACGAGCTGATCAACCTGATGGGCGAGCTGGTCATCACCAAGACGATGCTCAAGCAAGCGGTGAGCACGCTCGATCCGTCCGCCATCGAGCGGCTGGAGCAGATCCTCGCCAGCCTCGAGCGCAACACGCGCGATCTCCAGGACCGCGTGATGTCGATCCGCATGCTGCCGATGAGCCACGCGTTCGGCCGGTTCGCGCGGCTGGTGCGCGACGTGGGGCAGCGCACCGGCAAGCAGATCACCCTCGAGATCACCGGCGGCGACGCGGAGCTCGACAAGTCGGTCATCGAGAAGCTGGTCGATCCGCTGACGCACCTGGTGCGGAACGCTCTCGACCACGGCATCGAGGCGCCGCCCGAGCGCAAGGCCGCGGGCAAGCCCGAGGGCGCGACGCTCAAGCTGCACGCCGAGCACAAGGGCGGGCACATCGAGATCCGCGTGTCCGACGACGGCCGCGGCATCGACGTCGCGCGCGTGCAGGCGAAGGGACGCGAAGTGGGCCTGCTGATGCCGGGCGAGACCATCGACGCCGAGCGCGCCTGCGAGCTCATCTTCGAGCCGGGGTTCTCGACCGCGGCCGAGGTGGGCGAGCTTTCCGGGCGCGGCGTGGGCCTGGACGTCGTGCGGAAGAACATCCTCGCGCTGGCCGGGACGCTGCGCTTCGAATCGAAGCCGGGCCGCGGCGCCGAAGTCGTGCTGCGCCTGCCGCTCACGCTCGCGATCATCGACGGCATGCTGGTCACGATCGGCGCGGACGCCTACATCGTCCCGATGACGTCGATCGTGGAGTGCCTGCAGCCCGATCCCTCGACGATGAAGAGCATCGCGGGGCGCGGCATGCTGGTGGAGCTGCGCGGCGAGTACCTGCCGCTGCTGGAGCTGGCCCGCCTCACCGCGACGGAAGGCGCGGCGGCGTTCGAGGACGGCCTGCTGATCGTGCTCGAAGCGGAAGGCAACAAGGTCGCGCTGCTGGTCGACGCGCTGGTCGGCCAGGAGCAGGTCGTGATCAAGAGCCTCGAGCGCAACTATCGCAAGGTCGGCTACATCGCCGGCGCAACCATCCTCGGCGAGGGCCGGGTGACGCTGATCCTGGACGTGGCGAGCCTGGTGAGGGCCGCTCGTGAATGA
- a CDS encoding response regulator, producing the protein MRQMVSFTLQDAGHEVTEAADGIAALAEAKGGRKFDLVITDVNMPGMNGIDLVKSLRELADFKFTPILVLTTEAGQDVKAKGREVGATGWIVKPFSPEVLIQTLRKVLD; encoded by the coding sequence ATGCGGCAGATGGTGAGCTTCACATTGCAGGACGCGGGCCACGAGGTGACGGAGGCGGCCGACGGCATCGCGGCGCTCGCGGAAGCGAAGGGCGGGCGCAAGTTCGACCTCGTGATCACCGACGTGAACATGCCGGGCATGAACGGCATCGACCTCGTGAAGTCGCTTCGCGAGCTCGCCGATTTCAAGTTCACCCCCATCCTCGTCCTCACCACCGAAGCCGGGCAGGACGTGAAGGCCAAGGGCCGCGAGGTCGGCGCCACCGGCTGGATCGTGAAGCCCTTCAGTCCCGAAGTGCTGATCCAGACGCTGCGGAAGGTCCTCGACTGA
- a CDS encoding FAD-dependent oxidoreductase, which yields MKPTDIGQPEYFHRVVDCQWACPAHTPVPEYIRMIAQGRYGDAYMVNWKSNVFPGILGRTCDRPCEPACRRGRVEENQGEKPEPVAICRLKRVAADYKEDITDRLPKVPARKNGKRVACIGAGPASLTVARDLAPLGYHVTVFESDRRAGGMIRSQIPKFRLPESVIDEEVGYILDLGIDFKSGHRIDSLKSLLTAGFDAIFVGSGAPRGRDLDIPGRKEAAGNIHIGIDWLSSVSFGHVTKIGKRVIVLGGGNTAMDCCRSSRRLGGDDVKVIVRSGFEEMKASPWEKEDAQHEGIPILNYLVPKAFTHADGKLTGVLFEKVAATKDEKGRRKLVPTGEPDVHHECDDVLVAVGQENAFPWIERDIGLDFDEWGMPKLDPLTLQSTRKEIFFGGDSALGPKNIIWAVAHGHDAAISIDRHCNGEDVRQRPPPMVNLLSQKMGIHEWSYDNAITGDARFKVPLKDLTIALKDIRQEVELGFDPALAFQEAQRCLNCDVQTVFAPKLCIECDACVDICPMDCITFTPDGPEGELRARLTAPARNETQALYIGAGLKTGRIMAKDEDVCLHCGLCAERCPTGAWDMQKFLLDMTHAGPACRDRKPERSLA from the coding sequence TTGAAACCGACCGATATCGGTCAGCCGGAATACTTCCACCGCGTCGTCGATTGCCAGTGGGCATGTCCTGCCCACACCCCCGTTCCCGAATACATCCGGATGATCGCGCAAGGCCGCTACGGCGATGCGTACATGGTCAACTGGAAATCGAACGTCTTCCCCGGAATCCTGGGGCGCACCTGCGACCGTCCCTGCGAGCCCGCCTGCCGCCGCGGCCGCGTCGAGGAGAACCAGGGCGAGAAGCCCGAGCCCGTCGCGATCTGCCGCCTGAAGCGCGTCGCGGCCGACTACAAGGAAGACATCACCGATCGCCTCCCGAAGGTGCCCGCGCGCAAGAACGGCAAGCGCGTGGCGTGCATCGGCGCCGGCCCCGCGTCGCTCACCGTCGCCCGCGATCTCGCGCCGTTGGGCTACCACGTCACGGTGTTCGAATCCGATCGGCGGGCGGGCGGCATGATCCGCAGCCAGATCCCGAAATTCCGGCTGCCCGAGAGCGTGATCGACGAGGAGGTGGGCTACATCCTCGACCTCGGTATCGACTTCAAGTCGGGCCATCGCATCGACTCGCTGAAGAGCCTGCTCACCGCCGGCTTCGACGCCATCTTCGTGGGCTCGGGCGCACCGCGCGGCCGCGACCTCGACATCCCCGGCCGCAAGGAAGCGGCGGGCAACATCCACATCGGCATCGACTGGCTCTCCTCGGTGTCCTTCGGCCACGTCACCAAGATCGGCAAGCGCGTGATCGTCCTCGGCGGCGGCAACACGGCGATGGATTGCTGCCGTTCCTCGCGCCGCCTGGGCGGCGACGACGTGAAGGTCATCGTGCGCTCCGGCTTCGAGGAGATGAAGGCGAGCCCCTGGGAGAAGGAAGACGCCCAGCACGAGGGCATCCCCATCCTCAACTACCTCGTGCCGAAGGCGTTCACGCACGCCGACGGCAAGCTGACCGGCGTGCTGTTCGAGAAGGTCGCCGCCACGAAGGACGAGAAGGGCCGGCGCAAGCTCGTTCCGACCGGCGAGCCCGACGTGCACCACGAATGCGACGACGTCCTGGTCGCCGTCGGCCAGGAGAACGCCTTCCCCTGGATCGAGCGCGACATCGGTCTGGACTTCGACGAGTGGGGCATGCCGAAGCTCGATCCCCTCACGCTGCAGTCCACGCGCAAGGAGATCTTCTTCGGCGGCGATTCGGCGCTCGGTCCCAAGAACATCATCTGGGCCGTGGCGCACGGCCACGACGCCGCGATCTCCATCGACCGCCACTGCAACGGCGAGGACGTCCGCCAGCGCCCGCCGCCGATGGTGAACCTGCTGTCGCAGAAGATGGGCATCCACGAGTGGAGCTACGACAACGCGATCACGGGCGACGCGCGCTTCAAGGTGCCGCTGAAGGACCTCACGATCGCGCTGAAGGACATCCGCCAGGAAGTGGAGCTGGGCTTCGACCCGGCGCTCGCCTTCCAGGAGGCGCAGCGCTGCCTCAACTGCGACGTGCAGACCGTCTTCGCGCCGAAGCTCTGCATCGAGTGCGATGCCTGCGTGGACATCTGCCCGATGGACTGCATCACGTTCACGCCCGATGGCCCGGAGGGCGAGCTTCGAGCGCGCCTCACGGCCCCCGCACGCAACGAGACGCAGGCGCTCTACATCGGCGCCGGCCTCAAGACCGGCCGGATCATGGCCAAGGACGAGGACGTCTGCCTGCATTGCGGGCTGTGCGCCGAGCGCTGCCCCACGGGCGCCTGGGACATGCAGAAGTTCCTCCTCGACATGACGCACGCAGGGCCTGCTTGCCGCGACCGCAAGCCCGAGCGCAGCCTCGCCTAG
- a CDS encoding methyl-accepting chemotaxis protein — translation MKVEAKRSLSIGTKFLLIAAASLIPLALTLALLLLEINDRVVQVDRERQGLVVHQGLKKVLYSLVEHRDASVRWRMGDASAQAKVTKLATEVQRDLDEATQLAASVAWAPEVSAGLSDTAVAWDIVRRSVENRPPEETWLEHNELLTMNVMPRFSQVGRLSGLYVDPDPASYYLVRIVVERVPVLAGRLGEIRSLLPMIDSRNAPGIVELDKLQVGGALAQADVDAIDMDSKNLARVDAESTATLKLPFSALDATANRFLRTVDSSVRSARSNRPEWASARDVPNAVDKTFELYDRGTQVLAMQLSDRRGSLVAQRNLLLLLAVGVVGAAALLGFFLMRSISRAIGGALDVADRVASGDLTQVVEVRGTDETARLMQALRTMNQALARMVGEVRSVAESVASEARQLSGGNRDLSERTESQATAIEEAASSMEELTASVRQNMDSARETLKLTGKASDATTRGMEAASRVVDHMDSIRGSTKRVGEIVGMIDSIAFQTNILALNAAVEAARAGEHGRGFAVVASEVRNLAKRCADSAREIKGLVTTSSAQVTDGARLVDEVAEAIGDINARVSEVDGLMNGIVAASVEQSSGIEQVGQTITQMERVTQQNAAMVEEILAATEALTRQTSRLAAVVGAFRLQASEAAQGAAPAPASKVEAVAAEAIGKASRLPSRNAPRRLSQKN, via the coding sequence ATGAAGGTCGAGGCCAAGCGATCGCTTTCCATCGGCACCAAGTTCCTGCTGATCGCCGCGGCCAGCCTCATCCCGCTCGCGCTCACGCTGGCGCTGCTGCTGCTGGAGATCAACGATCGCGTGGTCCAGGTCGACCGCGAGCGCCAGGGCCTGGTGGTCCACCAGGGGCTGAAGAAGGTCCTGTACTCGCTGGTCGAGCACCGCGACGCCTCCGTGCGATGGCGCATGGGCGATGCGAGCGCGCAGGCGAAGGTCACCAAGCTCGCGACCGAAGTGCAGCGCGACCTGGACGAGGCGACCCAGCTCGCGGCCAGCGTCGCCTGGGCCCCGGAGGTGAGCGCCGGTCTCTCGGACACCGCCGTCGCCTGGGACATCGTCCGGCGCAGCGTCGAGAACCGGCCGCCGGAAGAGACCTGGCTCGAGCACAACGAGCTGCTCACGATGAACGTGATGCCGCGCTTCTCGCAGGTGGGCCGCCTCTCGGGCCTCTACGTGGACCCGGATCCCGCGAGCTACTACCTCGTGCGCATCGTCGTGGAGCGCGTGCCCGTGCTCGCCGGCCGCCTGGGCGAGATCCGCTCGCTGCTGCCGATGATCGACTCGCGCAATGCCCCCGGCATCGTCGAGCTGGACAAGCTGCAGGTCGGCGGGGCGCTGGCGCAGGCCGACGTCGACGCGATCGACATGGATTCGAAGAACCTCGCGCGCGTGGACGCCGAAAGCACCGCGACCCTGAAGCTCCCCTTCAGCGCGCTGGACGCGACGGCCAACCGCTTCCTCCGCACCGTGGATTCCTCGGTGCGCTCCGCGCGGTCGAACCGCCCGGAATGGGCCTCGGCGCGCGACGTCCCGAACGCCGTCGACAAGACCTTCGAGCTCTACGACCGCGGCACGCAGGTGCTGGCGATGCAGCTCTCGGACCGGCGGGGCAGCCTCGTCGCGCAGCGCAACCTCCTGCTTCTCCTCGCCGTGGGCGTGGTGGGCGCGGCGGCGCTGCTGGGCTTCTTCCTCATGCGCTCCATCAGCCGGGCCATCGGCGGTGCGCTGGATGTCGCCGACCGCGTCGCCTCCGGGGACCTCACGCAGGTCGTCGAGGTGCGCGGCACGGACGAGACCGCGCGCCTCATGCAGGCGCTTCGCACCATGAACCAGGCGCTCGCGCGCATGGTGGGCGAGGTGCGCTCGGTGGCCGAGTCGGTGGCGAGCGAGGCGCGCCAGCTCTCGGGCGGCAACCGCGACCTCTCCGAGCGCACGGAATCGCAGGCCACGGCGATCGAGGAGGCGGCCTCCAGCATGGAGGAGCTCACCGCGAGCGTCCGGCAGAACATGGACAGCGCGCGCGAGACGCTCAAGCTCACCGGCAAGGCGTCGGACGCGACCACGCGCGGCATGGAAGCGGCCTCGCGCGTCGTGGACCACATGGACTCGATCCGCGGCAGCACCAAGCGCGTGGGCGAGATCGTCGGGATGATCGACTCGATCGCCTTCCAGACCAACATCCTGGCGCTGAACGCCGCGGTGGAAGCCGCGCGCGCCGGCGAGCACGGCCGCGGCTTCGCGGTGGTGGCTTCCGAGGTTCGCAACCTCGCCAAGCGTTGCGCGGACTCCGCGCGCGAGATCAAGGGGCTGGTGACGACCTCGAGCGCCCAGGTGACCGACGGAGCCCGCCTCGTGGACGAGGTGGCCGAGGCCATCGGCGACATCAACGCGCGCGTCTCGGAGGTCGACGGGCTGATGAACGGCATCGTGGCCGCGAGCGTCGAGCAGAGCAGCGGCATCGAGCAGGTGGGACAGACGATCACGCAGATGGAGCGCGTCACGCAGCAGAACGCGGCGATGGTCGAGGAGATCCTCGCCGCCACCGAGGCGCTCACGCGCCAGACGTCGCGCCTCGCGGCGGTCGTCGGAGCGTTCCGCCTGCAGGCTTCCGAGGCAGCCCAGGGAGCCGCCCCGGCGCCGGCGTCGAAGGTGGAAGCGGTGGCGGCCGAGGCGATCGGCAAGGCCTCGCGGCTGCCATCGCGAAATGCGCCGCGGCGCCTGTCGCAGAAGAACTGA
- a CDS encoding methyl-accepting chemotaxis protein, giving the protein MHWFFRPAAALLIRMQYKSKLPILASLFCVPLVIALVAPPSGWTSPSAWAVALTFAFAWYCMGAHISAADESWLHVQRVAGRLSEHDLRGLDSDGYSRDEASEALGSGHFGRLHATLLDTHDRLRELVTHARVSADAARIAADELASGNVNLSQRTEQQASTLEETASGMEELAATVKQNADNCKLANDLSGNAVGVANKGAELVHRIVTTMTLIDKSSKKIVDIIGVIESIAFQTNILALNAAVEAARAGEQGRGFAVVAGEVRSLAQRSAEAAKEIKSLIGESVGNVDQGAKLVQDAGHIMNDVVVSVKQVKDLISEVAVASREQSSGVGEMNKALMQLEGMTQQNAALVEQATASALTFKEEAAQLSGLVRQFRLDDSEDLPGAEPYAAPVSAPEPVAVVPPRPARGLGFKPKGAGHEEWEEF; this is encoded by the coding sequence ATGCATTGGTTCTTCCGTCCGGCGGCCGCGCTCCTGATCCGGATGCAGTACAAGTCGAAGCTGCCGATCCTCGCAAGCCTGTTCTGCGTTCCCCTCGTGATCGCCCTTGTCGCGCCCCCTTCGGGCTGGACATCGCCCTCGGCGTGGGCCGTGGCCCTCACCTTCGCGTTCGCCTGGTACTGCATGGGCGCGCACATCTCCGCGGCCGACGAGAGCTGGCTGCACGTCCAGCGCGTGGCCGGGCGCCTCTCCGAGCACGACCTTCGCGGCCTGGACTCCGACGGCTACTCGCGCGACGAAGCCAGCGAGGCCCTGGGCTCGGGACATTTCGGCCGGCTGCACGCCACGCTCCTCGACACGCACGACCGGCTTCGCGAGCTGGTGACGCACGCGCGCGTGAGCGCCGATGCGGCGCGCATCGCCGCCGACGAGCTCGCCTCGGGCAACGTGAACCTCTCGCAGCGCACCGAGCAGCAGGCCTCCACGCTGGAAGAAACGGCGTCGGGCATGGAGGAGCTCGCGGCGACCGTGAAGCAGAACGCGGACAACTGCAAGCTCGCCAACGACCTCTCGGGCAACGCCGTGGGTGTCGCGAACAAGGGCGCCGAGCTCGTCCATCGCATCGTCACGACGATGACGCTGATCGACAAGAGCTCGAAGAAGATCGTCGACATCATCGGCGTGATCGAGTCGATCGCGTTCCAGACCAACATCCTCGCGCTGAATGCCGCGGTCGAAGCGGCGCGCGCCGGCGAGCAGGGCCGCGGCTTTGCCGTGGTGGCGGGCGAGGTGAGGAGCCTCGCGCAGCGCTCCGCCGAGGCGGCCAAGGAGATCAAGAGCCTGATCGGCGAGTCGGTGGGCAACGTCGACCAGGGCGCGAAGCTCGTGCAGGACGCCGGCCACATCATGAACGACGTGGTGGTGAGCGTGAAGCAGGTGAAGGACCTGATCAGCGAAGTCGCCGTCGCCTCGCGCGAGCAGAGCTCGGGCGTCGGCGAGATGAACAAGGCGTTGATGCAGTTGGAAGGGATGACGCAACAGAATGCGGCGTTGGTCGAGCAGGCGACCGCATCGGCTCTCACTTTCAAGGAAGAAGCCGCGCAGCTCTCCGGGCTCGTCCGCCAGTTCCGGCTGGACGATTCGGAAGATTTGCCGGGTGCCGAGCCTTACGCGGCGCCCGTCTCCGCACCTGAACCCGTGGCCGTGGTACCGCCCCGGCCCGCTCGTGGTCTCGGATTCAAGCCGAAAGGCGCCGGGCACGAGGAGTGGGAGGAATTCTGA
- a CDS encoding methyl-accepting chemotaxis protein, producing the protein MKWILSPGMAFFIRLRNQIKLPLIAILYTVPLAIAVVANPPMWLSPVGIAILVTYVFAWYCGASHYYSADEAWKIVRSVASRLNERDLRGGDLMTQEEVRARLGEGQFASLFGTLADAHDRLRTLTVQAQQSAEAARAAADELAAGNVNLSQRTEQQASTLEETASGMEELAATVRQNADNCKLANDLSGNAAGVANKGAALVNRIVTTMDLIDKSSKKIVDIIGVIESIAFQTNILALNAAVEAARAGEQGRGFAVVAGEVRSLAQRSAEAAKEIKGLIGDSVGNVDQGAKLVQDAGHIMNDVVVSVQQVKDLISEIAVASREQSSGVEEMNKALMQLEDMTQQNAALVEEATASALTFKEESARLSGLVGQFRIDETARLPGTPARPAPVAPAIPAARPARTLGQKAGPKTDGHEEWEEF; encoded by the coding sequence ATGAAATGGATCCTGTCGCCAGGCATGGCCTTCTTCATCCGGTTGCGAAACCAGATCAAGCTGCCGCTCATCGCCATCCTCTACACCGTGCCGCTCGCGATCGCCGTCGTCGCCAACCCGCCGATGTGGCTCTCGCCCGTGGGCATCGCCATCCTGGTGACGTACGTCTTCGCCTGGTACTGCGGAGCCTCGCACTACTACAGCGCCGACGAGGCGTGGAAGATCGTGCGCAGCGTCGCCTCGCGCCTGAACGAGCGCGACCTGCGCGGCGGCGACCTGATGACGCAGGAGGAAGTGCGCGCGCGCCTGGGCGAGGGCCAGTTCGCCTCGCTCTTCGGCACGCTCGCCGACGCCCATGACCGGCTGCGCACGCTCACCGTGCAGGCGCAGCAGAGCGCGGAAGCCGCGCGCGCCGCCGCCGACGAGCTGGCCGCGGGCAACGTGAACCTCTCGCAGCGCACCGAGCAGCAGGCCTCCACGCTGGAAGAAACCGCCTCGGGCATGGAAGAGCTCGCCGCGACGGTCCGCCAGAACGCGGACAACTGCAAGCTCGCCAACGACCTCTCCGGCAACGCCGCGGGCGTGGCCAACAAGGGTGCGGCGCTCGTGAACCGGATCGTCACGACGATGGACCTGATCGACAAGAGCTCGAAGAAGATCGTCGACATCATCGGCGTCATCGAGTCGATCGCCTTCCAGACGAACATTCTCGCGCTGAACGCGGCCGTGGAAGCGGCGCGCGCCGGCGAGCAGGGCCGCGGCTTCGCGGTGGTCGCGGGCGAGGTGAGGAGCCTTGCGCAGCGCTCCGCCGAGGCGGCCAAGGAGATCAAGGGCTTGATCGGAGACTCGGTCGGCAACGTCGACCAGGGTGCGAAGCTCGTGCAGGATGCCGGCCACATCATGAACGACGTGGTGGTGAGCGTTCAGCAGGTGAAGGACCTCATCAGCGAGATCGCGGTCGCCTCGCGCGAGCAGAGCTCGGGCGTGGAGGAAATGAACAAGGCCCTGATGCAGCTGGAGGACATGACGCAGCAGAACGCCGCGCTCGTGGAGGAGGCCACCGCCTCCGCGCTCACCTTCAAGGAGGAATCGGCGCGGCTGTCCGGGCTGGTCGGCCAGTTCCGCATCGACGAGACGGCGCGCCTGCCCGGAACGCCCGCACGTCCGGCGCCCGTGGCGCCCGCCATTCCCGCGGCGCGTCCCGCCCGCACCCTGGGCCAGAAGGCCGGCCCCAAGACGGACGGACACGAGGAGTGGGAGGAATTCTGA
- a CDS encoding chemotaxis protein CheW, whose amino-acid sequence MKRELLTFTLGTESYGLDILKVQEIRGYEPPTRIANAPDFIKGVINLRGHIVPIVDLRLKLSVGEARYDGSTVVIILNVLGRVVGVVVDGVSDVITLPEDAVKPAPEFGAVLDTQYILGLATVEGQLLIITDIEKLMGAREMALVSDMAEGA is encoded by the coding sequence ATGAAACGCGAGCTGCTCACATTCACGCTCGGGACCGAAAGCTACGGCCTCGACATCCTCAAGGTGCAGGAGATCCGCGGCTACGAGCCGCCCACCCGCATCGCCAACGCCCCCGACTTCATCAAGGGCGTGATCAACCTGCGCGGCCACATCGTGCCGATCGTCGACCTCCGCCTCAAGCTGTCCGTGGGCGAGGCCCGCTACGACGGCAGCACGGTGGTGATCATCCTCAACGTGCTGGGGCGCGTGGTGGGCGTCGTGGTCGACGGCGTCTCGGACGTGATCACGCTTCCCGAGGACGCGGTGAAGCCGGCGCCGGAATTCGGTGCCGTGCTCGACACCCAGTACATCCTCGGCCTCGCGACGGTCGAGGGCCAACTCCTCATCATCACCGACATCGAGAAGCTCATGGGCGCACGCGAGATGGCGCTCGTCTCGGACATGGCGGAGGGGGCATGA
- a CDS encoding STAS domain-containing protein, with the protein MTTKRGKAVREHRVDLGADLRIGRAREIFEALAAAGNKATVVIDASTVAKVDAAGLQALAVHVVQWRTAGKAWRWDNPTETLRTSARSAGLDEALGLE; encoded by the coding sequence ATGACGACCAAGCGCGGGAAAGCGGTCCGCGAGCACCGCGTCGATCTCGGCGCGGACCTTCGCATCGGGCGCGCACGCGAAATCTTCGAGGCCCTCGCCGCCGCGGGCAACAAAGCTACGGTTGTAATCGACGCGAGCACAGTTGCAAAGGTGGATGCGGCCGGTTTGCAGGCGTTGGCGGTCCACGTTGTGCAGTGGCGCACAGCCGGGAAGGCGTGGCGTTGGGATAATCCCACCGAGACGCTGCGCACCTCCGCGCGGTCTGCGGGCCTCGACGAGGCCCTGGGACTCGAATGA
- a CDS encoding methyl-accepting chemotaxis protein yields MIQDLLALCRIYRPKLALMLLMIAMPWAWAAFWVPWWVNVVCLLTVPIAMGILMLHVMPPPELPRRETDTSEVPDAQIRKMRKMSSGVHNLLSRWSTHADRSRTHIEEVSSHVDDVIEYSESAVVEIGKRFVSVTRKTRKQVDYALAMLEHAGPDGKRRESRPLPELVTAYEDLAAKVASSLAKVAESAEALEKRHETVRKDFENIDKMLDQLAAHDSQIGVLALNTSVKGQDVVSVSDQIRTLSLESKALTRDIRRTLEQVRGQATSMHSAVRNAVGQAREASTFASAEGQKLSREMLYNSQEVSETLSQIGGIGNEIQRDINEIIVALQFQDITQQKLQRLKDPMLSDLMTALRAIFDETRSLSVKLEGSGLVEAGTEKPRGGPETPGNLGPAGVQGRRKGDEAVEIF; encoded by the coding sequence ATGATTCAGGACCTCCTTGCCCTGTGCCGGATCTACCGGCCGAAGCTCGCGCTCATGCTGCTCATGATCGCGATGCCGTGGGCATGGGCCGCGTTCTGGGTGCCGTGGTGGGTGAACGTCGTGTGCCTCCTCACCGTGCCCATCGCGATGGGCATCCTCATGCTGCACGTGATGCCGCCGCCCGAGCTGCCGCGGCGCGAGACCGACACGTCCGAAGTCCCCGACGCGCAGATCCGCAAGATGCGCAAGATGTCCTCGGGCGTGCACAACCTCCTGTCGCGCTGGTCCACGCACGCCGACCGCTCGCGCACGCACATCGAGGAGGTCAGCAGCCACGTCGACGACGTGATCGAGTATTCCGAGAGCGCCGTGGTGGAGATCGGCAAGCGCTTCGTGTCGGTGACGCGCAAGACCCGCAAGCAGGTCGACTACGCGCTCGCCATGCTCGAGCACGCGGGTCCCGACGGCAAGCGCCGCGAGAGCCGTCCGCTGCCCGAGCTGGTCACGGCCTACGAGGACCTGGCCGCGAAGGTCGCCAGCAGCCTCGCCAAGGTGGCCGAGAGCGCCGAGGCGCTGGAGAAGCGCCACGAGACGGTGCGCAAGGACTTCGAGAACATCGACAAGATGCTCGACCAGCTCGCCGCGCACGACAGCCAGATCGGCGTGCTGGCACTCAATACCTCGGTGAAGGGCCAGGACGTCGTCTCTGTGAGCGACCAGATCCGCACCCTGAGCCTGGAATCGAAAGCGCTCACGCGCGACATCCGCCGGACGCTCGAGCAGGTGCGCGGCCAGGCCACGAGCATGCACAGCGCCGTGCGCAACGCCGTGGGCCAGGCGCGCGAGGCCTCCACGTTCGCGAGCGCCGAGGGCCAGAAGCTCTCGCGCGAGATGCTCTACAACAGCCAGGAAGTCTCCGAGACGCTGTCGCAGATCGGCGGCATCGGCAACGAGATCCAGCGCGACATCAACGAGATCATCGTGGCGCTGCAGTTCCAGGACATCACGCAGCAGAAGTTGCAGCGCTTGAAGGATCCGATGCTATCCGACCTCATGACGGCCCTGCGCGCAATCTTCGACGAGACGCGTTCGCTCTCGGTGAAGCTGGAAGGCAGCGGCCTGGTGGAGGCGGGAACAGAGAAACCGCGTGGCGGACCCGAAACGCCGGGCAACCTCGGACCCGCCGGGGTCCAGGGACGGCGCAAGGGTGACGAAGCGGTCGAGATTTTCTGA